Below is a window of Perca fluviatilis chromosome 6, GENO_Pfluv_1.0, whole genome shotgun sequence DNA.
TTGATAAGATGCAAaaacggcatacgaattggcgtgtcatacataagCTACTTTATGAGATCATAAAGGTCTTTTTCAGTGacatgttatattattatatataacaaGTTCTTATCTTTTTTGGTACTCTGATCAACAGTAGGTAGAATATTTTATAAGACGATCATGAAGTATGTGTAAAATCTTCATTTGCAAAGTAACTAACTACAGCGGTCAGATAAATGGATGAAATCAAGTATAAAGAAGCAGACAATGGAAATATTCAACTAAAgttcaagtacctcaaaattgtactaaaGTTAGGTACTtgattaaatgtatttagttgCATTCCATCACTGATAATTGTCAAGCAGACCAAAAAGATCCACAGGTAAGTAAACAAAAAGGTGATAACACAACATTAGTATCCGGACAGAAAAGCCTGCAATCAGCCTTCAGCTCTTTAAGACCAGATCGGTCCAAAATGTCTGTGTTAGTCAAAGTGAGCCGATTGTAAAAGTTACTACTACCTAATCCTTCAAATTCAATATTTGGGTGTGGACGTCTGCAATCAGCAATTCTGCTGTATCAAAAATCCTCTTTATTGGGCtttaaataatgaaacaatgtaAGAGTTTTATCAgctaatgtatttattaattagTGTTTTTAATGTCAGACGTCCATGAACTCTTCTCTCAAACTTATTCAAGTAATCAAATCAGAATATTACTGAGAAGGAATTTtggagaaaacacaaacacatttcagacCCCTCGGTGTGTTGGAGTGGCATGTGCAGTGACTGCGTTCCGCTCCGTTTGGGACGCTGCAGGTAGGCGGGGGTGACACTGTGCCTGCTCTTATACGGCCAGAGAAACATGAGACACCTGTCACACTCCCGACTAAATGTGGAAGGTCAACCGAGACCAGATTGTAGTCAGTCTTACTCAAAGTTACACTAGCGACACTGGACTACCCAAAAATATATGCTGGGAAGGAAGGGAACGTTTTAGGCCGATTTTCATCTACTCAaagttattttactttttccttCATTTGGATAATTAGCATCATTCTAAAAGCGGCGTTTCAAAAGCCTGTGTGGAACAATATCTAAACTTTGGGGGGTGGGGTCAAGATTTTTGTTTACAATTGCAGTATTTCAGGAATGCATCAGCAAAGCCTGAACTCAGTGTGACCTCAGTTTTGCTGACTGCCTGTAGAGCTTTAAAAAACACTGAGTCACTGCACATAACCTCTCCAGGGCTGGGCATCAATTCAGTTTCATCTGCACACAAGTAAACCAAAACCACTAAACCAAATGGATGCCCATTACCACTCAGTTACGCTCACATTCTCTCTGGGAGATGTTTACAGATATTGTTGGCTACTTTCTGAAAACGTCAGTGTCACTTTTAACAGAAACTgtattataggtttacaaataactttaaaatacaGATTTCATCCAACAGTGTCTGTGCATCTCCCCGACACAATCACTCAATTTAAATCCCCACCAGACTAACATACAGTACCTCTAACCATCAGTAGATTTAGCATTATGGCATAGCATATTATCCGAGGTTTTAGGGAAGAGAAGGGTAAGTGGAGGAAAGAAGTGAAAATAAGGTATGGATGATGATGTTGACGTTTAGACAAATTGATCATCAGTAATTAAATACCAATTTTGAGTCTTGTGCAGTTTCCCTTCAGCAGACTGTTGCTAATTTTTGAAGAATTTATCTAAATTATAAACACGattgtttttaaagtttgtgtTTTCACAAATTCAGCTATAGGGTCCTTAAAATTgtccttttttaaaaacttgTGTCAATGACATGATTTAACAATAACATTCATGTGTTACACTTAGCCTTCTTCACAAATACAGGCTGCCAATTTGAAGATAATACACTTTTTGAGGCTACAAGGCAGCAGcaagttagcttagcataaagactgtaaacgaggaaacagctagcctggctcagtCCAACTTAATATAGCACAATGTAAAACAGCAAAGACGTTTTAGAAATCGCCTTTTGTACGGCTTAAACTATAGAAAAATGTGATTCTTGTAATCTtaataataaaagaatgttaaGTAAATTCAAATCTTGCTACAAAAAAAACGGGAAAGAAATATGGTATTTTTATGGAATAGAGTAGCCAATATTTTTTAGTTAGAGTAGACTGATTATTTTATGTGATTTATGATTCTCTGATTTTAGAATGCTTTCAAACCTTGGATGATCTATATTATATGTTATTGTCTTTGAGTTGAAATAGGTCTTTGTtatgtgttgcatgttttaacaCCAAGGACCATGTTGGAAATAAGTGTTTACACTTTAACATGCTATCCTTTGGATTATGTTGTTTGTCaaatccaaaataaatcaaatcaatagaTAAGAAACATTCTCATGAATCTCTGTTTTCAAAAAGAACAGTTCAATAGCTATACACTTGGGATATTCTGCTCTACAACTAATAAGCTTGCATCTCATCAAATTTTAGTACAAAGGTCCTCTTAAAAGGAAAACTTTTGAGGGTTTGCTACCAAAGGAAAACTACAGAAGTCAAAACTGCAACTTTGGGAGTTGTGATTGGCTTTGGTGATTGAGAGCTACAGGTAAAGCGATGAAGTGGCTTCACTACCAATTACACCAATACCTTGCAGTGGGTGGAGCTTATTGGAATGCCCACATTTGATGCAACAAGCACTGTTAGCGCACTCATTACTTCAATGCAAAATCCGCTGTAAAGACAGAGAagtgcagagacagagaaagatggagggagaggtaAATAAGTGGAAAACAAGTGTGGCAGGTGGGATCGGGGGAGTAGGAGGAGCCACACACCAAAACATGCCAGTATTGAGAGGGCAAAATGGAAGAGTGTTGGTGGAAATGAAACAGAGGATGAGACACCATGTTGATGGGGAGGGGGCAGGAGAGGGTTGGGACTGGAGGGGTCGCCATGTCTTCCTGCCTGGATCCAATGCTCCTGAAAAGAAACAGGGGAGAGGGGCTGCACACTGCTGCCTGGGGTTGTCGGATTTCAACTGAATTGTTTGATTGTCTTTTAATGCAGTGAAAAAGGATCTGAACTTTGCTGTCTCCgatgaaatacattttatcaGAGCATCCTTGCGAACAACAAGGAAAAAGAGATGAACAAAGATCGGCTGGCATAAATATGGCCATCAAAATGTGTAAAATCTACAGAAATTATTCAAATATGAGGCTTGTTGATTTGGATTAAAGTAATGTGCATTTCCAACCCGGTGCCCTCGGAGGCAGTGTGAGCTTCCTGTCCCCTGGAAATGCCTGGAGAGGAGTTGAGAGGTCAGCTGGAGGGCCACTCAGTCATACCTTGCAGTGCGTGGTACTGACAGGGATTCCGATATTGGAAGCTAACACGACTGTGAGTGCAGAAGCCAGTTCAATAGTGAATCCACTGCGGAgaagggaggggagaggagggggaaaaaaagagacatcCTTCATTTTAATGTCTGGAATGTGCTGCTGATGGCAAGGTCCACATTAACAGTAATGACATAATAGAATTGCTCCTTAAACTATGCTCTACACGCACACAAAGGAAACAAAATACACGGTAATCAAACtcttatttctctctgaaacacacacacacacacttctatcaGGTCCTACATGTTGGTAGGCAACTCATAAGAGTTATACATGTGATCCACAGAGCATTATGGGAGTGTGTTAGTGCCTCGCGCTGACTATGAGACACTTTGTCTTAAGCCATGTCCCGTTTCCAAAACACTATTCACACTTTGACACCAGACCAGTAGGCGCACTGGaaaagaaaacctttttttcccccttaatCTACCCCCTCCCCACCATCccaacacacaaagaaacatttGGACATTAGCTCGGGATGGAAAACTACAGATTTTTGTAATAGCAAGAGATTTTGAAACTGAATAATTAGGCGGTGCTTCTTTCAGTGAAGTTAAGACGCCGACCAGGCGTTTGCAAGTACTCGGTTCATGTCTGGTCAGCGACCTTTGTTTCATGTCATACTCCTCTCTCTAATCATTTCCTGTCAGCCCTTCACTCAATGCTAGCAAAggcaaaaaagccaaaaaaagtaATCAAGTAAGTAATCCCTCATGtctaatttgtgtgtgtctgtgtgcacctGTGATCAGCAACTGAGCTCTTAACTTTccattcccccccacccccccagttTTTTTTGACAAGTCAgaatgtcttctgtgaaaaatTCAGGAATGGCAGAGGAGAAAGTCTTTCTGAAGACAGGTCACATTTTGTCCACTGCAGATAAGTAGACGCCACTTACTCCACCTCTAACAGCATCTACAAACATTTGAGTAGCAAGCCAATTATAAGTGTGCCACGCAGGATGAGCTCATCACAAAGAGACTCGGTGAGGCCAGTTAGATCTGCAGCAGTCCGACGCTGTGGTGGTTCATCAGGAGAGCTGTCCAGTATGATGAAAATCAATATTTCAACTTTAAAAACGGATTTTGATGGCTGTGagacactgcactgttcaagtccACTGTGCCTGCTAAATTATATGCTCAGCCACAGACTATAGTTACACAAactacacccacacagacacactttccTGTCCTTACCCCAAACAACCTTCTGTCAGATTGATGCATGGAAACAGACATTGGAGGAAAGAGAGCTTTTAGAACTGTGAACCAGAGCAAATTTGTCTTTTCAGTCCTGGAAAAAAAGACTAAGCTGGTGATGGAAAGAGGGCgattaagaaagaaagaaaggaggcaCACAGCAAGAGAGAGGGGCCAAGGAGAAGGAGAAATGAAGAGGAAGAAATAATGAGAGTGAGAACAATTGTGGGACTTtggggagaagagagaaagatttAGAGGTGAGGCGCCGataaaaaacaagacaaagatGCAGCGTGGAGACGAAAACGGGAAGGAATGGAAGAAAACGAAGAAGCGAGGGCAAGGGGAAGAATAAGAGGGTAAACCACAAAAATAGAGATTTACAGGAGAGAGTAGGAAGGAAAGGAATGGAAAAAAGAAGGACAGAGGGGAAAAAGAAAAGCGCAAGAGAAGGAGTCAGGCTGGCGTCCCTCCCTGCGGTTGGAGAAGAGAGTCCAGGGTTCCCACTGTGGCTTTGCCCCTCCCTCACCCTTCCTGCTCTACTTCTCTTCATCCAGAATGCCAAACAACTTCCTGTTACCCTGTGTGATGTTTTTGCCAGGCaacagagtacacacacacttgaaaaaCTTGCACGAACAATTAGACCTTAatatgcgtgcatgcatgcgtgcacacatacagtaatctCACCACACAATGTCCTGCAGGCATAGAGCCTAGCTATCTTCAGCTGACACTATACACGCAAACATTCTTGAGGtatgcacgcacacaggcacgcacacacacactcttcagcTAATGCGTGGGAAGACGAggggacaagagagagagagagagagagagagagagagagagagagagagagagagagagagagagagatcgatCTCAAGGACAGAGGAGCAGCAGTAGTTATGGATGCGTGATGTCCGCTGCTGAGGTTGTTGCACAAAGTTTGCCCTAGGCGCTGTGTTGTGGTCCCAAAGACTACTTATTTATTCAGAAATTATTATGTAATAGGTCAGAGGGCTGAAGAAAAATAGAGTGTATTATTCCTACTTCATTCGCTATGCAAAGGGctattacagtgaaaatgattaCAGTAGATGTCTACATAACCGTAAATAATTAGTTATAGCAAAGTTACAGTTTGAGTAGGACGACTGTGTGATTACTGTTACaaattttaattgaaaagtttTTCAGAGATCAAAGAAACATTTATCatcaaaatattttataaatctCTGGGATAACGAATGATCGATgatgaaaaaaactgaaaatatcCTTTCACTTTTGTATTGTACAGATGCAACAGACGGAAAATTCAAGTACACGATTGTACTTGCAGGTTGCCTGTGTAGTTAAAATTCCTTTTACCTGCATCAGCAGCTCTGTATGGGAAGTAGAGAGTGGTTAATCAGTGCACACGAGGCAAAAGCCCTTGATTAGTCAGACAAGTTTACTGTACCTGTAAACCGGGAGCACTCGAGGCAACAGAGCAGCCGCTCTAAACGTGATTGCGCTGCCTTAGGTCCACGCATTATACTGCCAGCATAGTGTGGGATTTATGAATGTCAGTTGAATTGCAATTACTCGTTCAATAACATTTAACAGCCGTATAAAAGACATTGTTTTTTGCATTCTAATACAGCTGTGTGCACATAAACACTAACTTACCAAGGACGCTGGTTGCACCGGATGGTCTTGTGTGTCAGCATACTGAGGCTTTTTGAAAACAAGTACGAACGTTCACCCCTGCCACAGTATTTCTCCCCCTTATCGAATTCTTTCTTTCTCAACCATTTCCAtaaatacagacagagacacacacccctCCACCCACTCTCCCATGCGGTGGCTTTCTCACCTTGAGGGGGTGATGGGAGTCAGGTCTTTCCCCATGGTCTGAATGACGCGGCGGCCCCACACCCACAGGCCAGCGCAGATGCCTACACCACCGTATAACAGCAGCCAGATGGGAGTGGCAGCATCCTGCATCACCCCACCCTGTTCGTAGATCATCCACAGCGCCACCAGGGGCCCAATGGCATTACTGCGAAGGTGAGAAAATAGATTACAAACTCAGGCAGCTCTTCTAGTATTTATGACCGAATGAACATCACAAGGacaaaaatatctagcagagtAAAGCGGAGATCTCTAGTTTTAGTTACAGAAACATTACTTGTACATAATCTAATAGGGCAAAAAACTTcagaaacaacaaaatatatgatcGGGTGCTAGGGTAATTGACAATAACTGCATTGTCTATATGGGATGTTGTAGGTCCTGTGAACAGGAGGCAGTACCTGACATCGTTGCCTCCATGGGCGAAGGAGCCAAAGCAGGCGGTGAGGATCTGCAGGAAGTGGAAAAGTAGGAACACCTCAGGTTTATCCTTCTCCTCGTGCTCCTCCTCGGCCAAGTCGTCCAGAGGCACTGGAGCGGGAGCCCCTTCTTCGTCCACCCCCTCCAGCTCTGTGGCCAGCTTCATCTCCACCCCACCCTCCTCTGCTTCAATCTCAGCCTCCGCCACGGCGTTACAGTACGATGAGTAGCTATCGTAGCGTACCCTCTTCTTGGAGTAGGACACGCTGTTGCTCCTGCCGCCTCCCTCTCCGACCAGCTTTTCACTGTCATCGCGTGACTCTGTGCGAATGAGCGGCTGGACGGGCATGCCACATATAGCTGCTGTGTAGCAGGTGTAGCTGTTGTTACGCCGCAGCAGGCGGTAGTTGTTGTCTGCCGGGCCAGCGTTGGAGCCGGAGCGATCGGTGTCATCCATGCGGCCCAGGTGGATTTTGTGAAGCAGATCTTTATACAAACCTGAGTCCTTGTGCACTGTGTGGTACACCTGGCCATCGCTGCGCATGTGGCCATCGAAGCTGAAGCTGCCATTAGAGATGGGTGACTTCAGGCAGCCGTTGGTCATCGAGTGGGTCCGGCCTGAaggacagaagaagaagaagtgggTGTTGAGGCACAATGTTTAGGAGTTAAGTAGTAGGCCTATTCAATAGCAGCACATTTCTTAGAGTTTCTTACCCAAAATATACAGAAACTGAAAAGGTATCTTAAGAGAGGAGACTATAGAGaagctttatttctttttaaattgggCACTTTAAGCCCAAGAGGGATTCAGGGTAGTTCATTtaattccatttttttatttaaaaaaactgtttttaggCTGAAAAGATAtggaatatatattttgtactgAAAAATGTAGGCTCTCTTTTTTACACATTGATGGATGAAGAATTATTGGATTTTGTGtgaaaagttttattttattgttatgttGTTGTAATTCACAATTCTTTCAACAAAAAAGACCTAGTTTTTGTTTCTTCCTAATATCCTGACCTCTCAAAATCACAACAATGCAGCAACAGAACAACTGTTACCCTCCTCGTCCACACAGATTACACAATGAACAGTTTCCATTCATTCGCTTTGTTCTTCATGAACAGATATAGTGCTCTACTGGCACAAAAATAATCTTCCAGTTTTACCGTACGCCCTGCCATTTGGCAGGACATTGCCTCCATTAGCCACGTTGGTGAGCTCTCCACTGGAGTCGCGGGTACTCCGTTCACTGTTGCCCCCGGTGAGCGGCAACACAGCCTCATCTGTGCCCTTAGCTCCTGGTAGCTCCTTAAAGACGgggctctcctcctcctcttcaggtATCTTGTCCAGACTCTCATCAGAGATCCTGGACAGCGCCTGCTCCTTCTTCAGACGACCTGGAGGAAATCAAGTGATGGAGGGTTTAGTTAAGAGAGCATCCTAGAAAGACAGAATATCACAATAACAAAGAGTTTACACAGCCTTGTATAGTAATTACAACTGTATTTACATACCAGGCCTACATTCTAATATGTCTGAGTGATCATTTACAGTACAATagtgaaacataaaaaaatccaATCCTACTAGAAAAGACTGAGGTTTTACAGAGAAGTCTGGATTGTTTTCAGTTAGGGCAAGCTGATAAAATCAGTTCAAGAGTTTTACAAGTGAATCAATAATTTGGCACACAGATTACATCTTTTTCCAATATAATTTTTCCATGCATGTTTTTGTTGATACTGTATTGTTACTCTGCACTAATATCAACAataatcaatttaaaaaaagcctgGTTCCAGGATAGAAAGtgtgtaaaaaaagtgaaagactGTAGCAACATTCCACAAACAAGTATAGCCATCAGCTAATCCAAACTAATCCCAGGGCTGACAAACCTGATGCCCCCCCCCTCCAACTCCTCAAAACACCCCTTAGTACAAACCCATAAACTCAGCCACCGCCTGAGTCACTTTGACGGATGCAGCAATATCCAGATTAGGATGGATAATATCACCTCTAATCCTCACAGGCACATTGAGCAACAGATCAAGTCGGCAGCACTCGTGTGCAGGGTCAAAGGAAAGTTCAAGAAAACAATCATTCTATTTTAAGCCTCAACGTGGACGTTACTGCTTCAATAGAGACAGACTTGGGAGAGTTTGTATCTTAGTCTGGATTGTGGCAATACACAGAAGTTCTTATTTATCCTGCATGACATTAAGTTAAATGTAACAGATACTGCTATGTTTATGTAAACTATTCTCTCAGATATTCCCCCTACTGCTCTTTCCACTGTTTGATTCAATATGTCATGTGTTTTAAAGAGTTGTCTGCTTTGCTGCAGGCTGATTTTCCCATTAGGGAAACAATTCCTGAACTTGATCTGAAAGCTTTCTACACTGCAGGCTATGATCTTAACCCCTTGCATCTGGCCAAGTAGCTAtatgcctaaaaaaaaaaaaagctaagtgTCTAAGGAGAGCAACTGGAGCACTACACCGAGTTCACAGGGTTTCTTTGGTGGCTCTGGCAGAGGCCAATGAGAAAACACATCCGCTGGCATCCCTTGTTCTGGTGTCAGAGCACAGTGTCCAAGCGGAGGCTAAGGCTCTGTTGTTAGGCCCGGGTCATAGTGCTGGGCTTTCAGATGGCGTGAGAAAgactcaaaacaaacaaacacacacacacacacacacacacacacacacacacacacacacacacacacacacacacacacacacacacacacacacacacacacacagatacctACTTGCTATTTTCCTCCTCATCCAGGGACATACGATAAACCAGACCAGGGCTGCACAGATCAGCGACTCAGCTAAAGTGATGAGAAAGATGGCCCACACTGGTAGCATCTCTAACCCAAGCACTGCAATCAATGAACACACACAATTCAGAAAATAACATCTTGCAAGTAGTTTCAAAGTATAATAATGTTTTACTCTTGTCACACCTTCAAAAGGAATTTTGAGCAAGCAAACGAAATTGGCACTATCACCCGTTAAAGCTGAGATTCTAATTTGATCGTACATTGGTGTCAGACTAAATAAACAGAGATAGTTTCTCTATTAGGAAGAACAGCCGTTTAGCACTTACATGGGGCTCCAGTGTACAAGATGGAGAATGTGTTGATCCCAATAGTGGTGGCATAGAAGAGGGGCAGCGCTCGCAGGCCGTTGGGGACAGAGTCATCCTATGTAGCAAACACACAGATGGATTTTTAGTGGAGTTTCTGATGAAGGagcttaaagcgcccatattatgctcattttcaggttcataactgtattttaaggttttaccagaataggtttacatggtttaattttcaaaaaacaccatattgttgttgtactgcacagctctctctcactcctgtttctccaactttggtcagttacaaggcaggattagctgggagacttctaaatgagggcgcacatgtaagt
It encodes the following:
- the slc20a2 gene encoding sodium-dependent phosphate transporter 2, with product MDLSPYLWMVILGFIIAFILAFSVGANDVANSFGTAVGSGVVTLKQACILASIFETLGSMLLGAKVGETIRKGIIDVNLYNETVPVLMAGEVSAMVGSAVWQLIASFLKLPISGTHCIVGATIGFSMVAIGTKGVQWMELVKIVSSWFISPLLSGLMSGFLFLLIRHFILRKDDSVPNGLRALPLFYATTIGINTFSILYTGAPLLGLEMLPVWAIFLITLAESLICAALVWFIVCPWMRRKIASRLKKEQALSRISDESLDKIPEEEEESPVFKELPGAKGTDEAVLPLTGGNSERSTRDSSGELTNVANGGNVLPNGRAYGRTHSMTNGCLKSPISNGSFSFDGHMRSDGQVYHTVHKDSGLYKDLLHKIHLGRMDDTDRSGSNAGPADNNYRLLRRNNSYTCYTAAICGMPVQPLIRTESRDDSEKLVGEGGGRSNSVSYSKKRVRYDSYSSYCNAVAEAEIEAEEGGVEMKLATELEGVDEEGAPAPVPLDDLAEEEHEEKDKPEVFLLFHFLQILTACFGSFAHGGNDVSNAIGPLVALWMIYEQGGVMQDAATPIWLLLYGGVGICAGLWVWGRRVIQTMGKDLTPITPSSGFTIELASALTVVLASNIGIPVSTTHCKVGSVVAVGWIRSQKAVDWHLFRNIFLAWFVTVPVAGLFSAAVMALFVYGILPYV